atcatcttctctggagtgtgaaaaaaaaaaagaataaagaaggaaagatgaaatatggaaataaagaaaaaagactaaaaaagaGATGCAATAGCTCTATGGACGGATGAGTTCTTGAGAACGGATGAGTTCTTGCGGTACCTCTGTGGACGAATGAGTTCTTgcagagaggaaaaaaaaaagaaaagaaagaggaagaagtaGAGCTCTGTTTTGTAGGATATGGACGAAGTGAAGTGTCTGGAGGATATGGCTgggaaaaagagaggaaagaagtaAAAAAGGAGAAGTGTAATACgtgggtggaggagaaaaaaagagtggaaaaaaaaaaggaaaaaagaaggaatgcAGTAcatgtgtggaggagaaaaaaagaggaaaaaaaagggaaaaatgaagaagaaggaaatgctatcgcaatattttcacaataaattttaagtgttaagttattattggctaatatttttgagaaaaaaaataatttttatagaaagagaaaaaataattttaatagtacgttcaaattaaaattagtatcaatttttattgcaatattttcacaataaactttaagtggtaagttattattagctaatattggtgagaaaacaataatttttatagaaagagaaaaaaataattttaatcgtacattcaaattaaaatcagtataaatttttattacaatattttcacaataaatcttaagtgataagttattattagctaatattgatgagaaaaaaataatttttataaaaagagaaaaaattaattttaatagtacgttcaaattaaaattagtatcaatttttatcacaataaaccttaagtggtaagttattattagctaatattggtgagaaaacaataatttttatagaaagagaaaataataattttaatagtacgttcaaattaaaatcaatataaatttttttcacaatattttcacaataaatcttaagtggtaaggtATTATTAGataatattgatgagaaaaaaataatttttataaaaagagaaaaaataatttaatagtacgttcaaattaaaatcagtatcaatttttatcacaatattttcacaataaaccttacgtggtaagttattattagctaatattggtgagaaaacaataatttttatagaaagagaaaaaaataattttaatagtatgttcaaattaaaatcagtattaatttttatcacaatattttcacaataaatcttaagtggtaggttattattagctaatattgatgaaagaaaaaattttagaaagagaaaatttgatttaagtatatgaaatagttgatttaagtatgaaataaactcccttatatctacattgtcatttttggtaatttacccTTTAAACGGCAACTTATATAAGTcgctagccaaacactcagctttttaaaaaagcactttttaatagtttttacaAACCACTCAGCTTtttaaaaaacactttttcattatgcactttttgaaaactcaactttttcattatacactttttcaaaaagcccaaccaaactctttttcattatgcactttttgaaTGATTAATTGTTTATTAAAGATAATTTTAGATAGTCTTGAAGCATCGAGactatttaaagcatttttctttttttagatacaATTCAACTATCAGTATTTAAAGAAGGAAAACTatacaagaaaaattaaataaaaactaaatctAACACTctctatctattttttttttcttcttttttatatttgttacaCCAAATTATGTTGTCacttttactattaaaaaaaaaaaaaccctagtcAAAACTGAGGCGCCGACGCCGTACAAGTCCAACCGACTTGATCTCACCCACCACaatatctactttttttttttttttagtcatgaTAAACGGAGGTTTAAAGCTAAACCCAAGATGGCAAGATTCTCAATCTTCACATTTCCTTAATCTGTATATATTTTCTTGACATCTTGTCCAAATTGACCAAACCCTTAGCACAACCCCATATATTCTCTGAAACCCAAATCACTAAATCAAGAAACATCTATGGCAGCCATGGATGCAACCTCTGGATATGACCGCATGAAGGAGCTGAAAGAATTCGATGAGTCCAAGATGGGTGTGAAGGGTCTCTCTgactcaggcatcacttccaTCCCTCGCTTCTTTGTTCACCCTCCTGAAACTCTCTCTGACTTCAAAAATTCTTCTTCCACATGCACCAACATCCCCATCATCGATCTTTCCGGTATTATAAACTCCAAGGACAACGATCACCGTCTCAAAATCGTTGAACAAGTCAAAGAAGCTGCAAAAACATGGGGTTTTTTCCAAGTGATCAACCATGGTGTGCCTATATCAGTAATAGACGAAACCATCCACGCCATCAAAGCTTTCCATGACCAACCTCACGAGGTGAAAGCCAAGTACTATAAGCGAGAAAACGAGCTTGGAGGTGTTATGTACACGAGCAACAATGACTTGTACCGAGCCAAATCGGCTGCGTGGCATGACTCGTTACAAGCTTGGATGGGACCAGAGCCATTAAAGGTGGTGCAAGATTATCTCTATTTCTAGCATATTCAATCTTGGACGgctttaattatttaattattactatatactttcttttattttcttttattattataatgaaaGTAATAGATGAAAACTTATCTTATTAAAAGTCTATATGTTTGAATAGATGTCACACTTTGAAAGGTTTAGTACAACTTTTGATAAGAAAAACCCATATTCTTTGTTCTTTTGTGACATGTGAGTCATAGCCTTATTGGCTAGAAGAATTCTAATACAGTACTAAttaaaattgactttttttccATCAATCACTTAAACAAAAATGACAAGAagtatgttttaatttttcacagGTGGCGGATTTACCTGAGATTTGCAGGAACGAGGTGGTTGCATGGGATAAGAGTGCAACAGAGGTAGCAGAGACTGTAATGGAGTTGTTGTGTGAAGGGTTG
This genomic stretch from Castanea sativa cultivar Marrone di Chiusa Pesio chromosome 9, ASM4071231v1 harbors:
- the LOC142611066 gene encoding 1-aminocyclopropane-1-carboxylate oxidase homolog 4-like — translated: MAAMDATSGYDRMKELKEFDESKMGVKGLSDSGITSIPRFFVHPPETLSDFKNSSSTCTNIPIIDLSGIINSKDNDHRLKIVEQVKEAAKTWGFFQVINHGVPISVIDETIHAIKAFHDQPHEVKAKYYKRENELGGVMYTSNNDLYRAKSAAWHDSLQAWMGPEPLKVADLPEICRNEVVAWDKSATEVAETVMELLCEGLGLEAGKFKELTFLDARVLVGHCYPYCPQPDLTVGITSHTDPGVITVLLQNHVPGLQVKHGDEWVNVKPVPGGLIINAGDFLQIISNGEYKSVQHRVLANSSKEARISIVIFFNLAKWKGDGYHGPLPELLSSKKPAIYRNFSRQEFVENFYSKGIDTKSLIEKIKIQN